A window of the Pyrodictium abyssi genome harbors these coding sequences:
- a CDS encoding toxin-antitoxin system TumE family protein, producing the protein MALQEDEGKVRDTLDRRGVDGCIYRWDNSPHEAHRQRVSTFPHHFHHCRDHDVCDFTPPEGVGGYRIDALLELLDTVFAFVRRKLTGSPPRDGWDCAL; encoded by the coding sequence CTGGCTCTCCAAGAGGATGAAGGGAAGGTACGCGATACACTGGACCGTCGAGGCGTCGATGGGTGTATCTATCGATGGGATAATAGCCCGCATGAAGCTCATCGGCAGCGTGTCTCCACGTTTCCGCATCATTTCCATCACTGTAGAGACCATGATGTATGTGACTTTACTCCTCCCGAAGGCGTAGGTGGATACCGGATCGATGCTCTCCTGGAGCTACTCGACACGGTCTTCGCCTTTGTGCGCAGAAAGCTCACAGGAAGCCCTCCCCGGGATGGCTGGGACTGTGCCCTCTAA